The following coding sequences lie in one Hippopotamus amphibius kiboko isolate mHipAmp2 chromosome 17, mHipAmp2.hap2, whole genome shotgun sequence genomic window:
- the GLOD4 gene encoding glyoxalase domain-containing protein 4 isoform X1 — protein MATRRLLHFVFKVGNRFQTACFYRDVLGMKILRHEEFEEGCKAACNGPYDGKWSKTMVGFGPEDDHFVAELTYNYGIGDYKLGNDFMGITLASNQAVSNARKLEWPLNEVAEGVFETKAPGGYKFYLQNQSPPQSDPVLKVTLAVSDLQKSLNYWSNLLGMKIYEKDEKKQKALLGYADNQCKLELQGIQGAVDHATAFGRIAFSCPQKELSDLEDLMKRENQKILTPLVSLDTPGKATVQVIILADPDGHEICFVGDEAFRELSKMDPEGSKLLDDAMAEDKSDEWFAAQHKPKASG, from the exons ATGGCGACTCGCCGGCTTCTGCACTTCGTGTTCAAAGTGGGAAACCGCTTCCAGACGGCGTGTTTCTATCGTGATGTCCTGGGGATGAAG ATTCTTCGGCATGAGGAGTTTGAGGAAGGCTGCAAAGCTGCCTGTAATGG gccTTATGATGGGAAATGGAGTAAAACAATGGTGGGATTTGGACCTGAGGATGATCATTTTGTTGCAGAACTGACTTACAATTATGGCATCGGCGATTACAAGCTTGGCAATGACTTCATG GGTATCACGCTCGCTTCTAACCAGGCTGTCAGCAACGCCAGGAAGCTGGAGTGGCCGCTCAATGAAGTGGCAGAAGGTGTTTTTGAAACCAAAGCCCCGGGAGGATATAAGTTCTATTTGCAGAACCAGAGTCCACCTCAGTCAG ATCCTGTATTAAAAGTAACTCTAGCAGTGTCTGATCTTCAGAAGTCCTTGAACTACTGGTCTAATCTACTGGGaatgaaaatttatgaaaaagatgaaaagaagcagAAGGCTTTACTGGGCTATGCTGATAACCAG TGTAAGCTGGAGCTGCAGGGCATCCAAGGGGCAGTTGATCATGCAACAGCTTTTGGACGAATTGCCTTTTCTTGCCCCCAGAAAGAG tTGTCAGACTTAGAAGACTTGATGAAAAGGGAGAACCAGAAGATTCTGACTCCCCTGGTGAGTCTGGACACTCCAGGGAAAGCAACAGTGCAGGTGATCATTCTGGCCGACCCT GATGGACATGAAATTTGTTTTGTGGGGGATGAAGCATTTCGAGAACTCTCAAAGATGGATCCAGAAGGAAGCAAATTATTGGATGAC GCAATGGCAGAAGATAAAAGTGATGAATGGTTTGCTGCACAACATAAACCAAAGGCTTCAGGTTAA
- the GLOD4 gene encoding glyoxalase domain-containing protein 4 isoform X2 translates to MVGFGPEDDHFVAELTYNYGIGDYKLGNDFMGITLASNQAVSNARKLEWPLNEVAEGVFETKAPGGYKFYLQNQSPPQSDPVLKVTLAVSDLQKSLNYWSNLLGMKIYEKDEKKQKALLGYADNQCKLELQGIQGAVDHATAFGRIAFSCPQKELSDLEDLMKRENQKILTPLVSLDTPGKATVQVIILADPDGHEICFVGDEAFRELSKMDPEGSKLLDDAMAEDKSDEWFAAQHKPKASG, encoded by the exons ATGGTGGGATTTGGACCTGAGGATGATCATTTTGTTGCAGAACTGACTTACAATTATGGCATCGGCGATTACAAGCTTGGCAATGACTTCATG GGTATCACGCTCGCTTCTAACCAGGCTGTCAGCAACGCCAGGAAGCTGGAGTGGCCGCTCAATGAAGTGGCAGAAGGTGTTTTTGAAACCAAAGCCCCGGGAGGATATAAGTTCTATTTGCAGAACCAGAGTCCACCTCAGTCAG ATCCTGTATTAAAAGTAACTCTAGCAGTGTCTGATCTTCAGAAGTCCTTGAACTACTGGTCTAATCTACTGGGaatgaaaatttatgaaaaagatgaaaagaagcagAAGGCTTTACTGGGCTATGCTGATAACCAG TGTAAGCTGGAGCTGCAGGGCATCCAAGGGGCAGTTGATCATGCAACAGCTTTTGGACGAATTGCCTTTTCTTGCCCCCAGAAAGAG tTGTCAGACTTAGAAGACTTGATGAAAAGGGAGAACCAGAAGATTCTGACTCCCCTGGTGAGTCTGGACACTCCAGGGAAAGCAACAGTGCAGGTGATCATTCTGGCCGACCCT GATGGACATGAAATTTGTTTTGTGGGGGATGAAGCATTTCGAGAACTCTCAAAGATGGATCCAGAAGGAAGCAAATTATTGGATGAC GCAATGGCAGAAGATAAAAGTGATGAATGGTTTGCTGCACAACATAAACCAAAGGCTTCAGGTTAA
- the MRM3 gene encoding rRNA methyltransferase 3, mitochondrial isoform X1 produces MAALVKRVGWATRPLLPVVQAWDLDARRWVRALRRSPVKVVFPSGQVLERKPGPGKQPRKVAAEASPREQRLRQSLQVSPSQTPSTWEESGMRYDKAFPGDKRLSSVMTIVKSRPFREKQGKILLEGRRLIADALKAGAVPKVFFFSRLEYIKELPIEKLKGVSLIKVKFEDIKDWSDLVTPQGIMGIFAKPDHVKMTYPETQLRHTLPILLICDNLRDPGNLGTILRSAAGAGCSKVLLTKGCVDAWEPKVLRAGMGAHFQVPVINNLDWEAVPNYLPTDTRVYVADNCGLYAQAQASNKASDYGWVCDRRPLKFHKYEVEEENLESGASKGWLPELEVQSYDSDWTEAPAAVVIGGETHGVSLESLQLAESTGGGRLLIPIVPGVDSLNSAMAASILLFEGKRQLRMRVEQLSRDRS; encoded by the exons ATGGCGGCGCTGGTGAAGCGCGTGGGTTGGGCAACGCGACCGTTGCTGCCGGTGGTGCAGGCTTGGGACCTCGACGCCCGGCGCTGGGTCCGGGCGCTGCGGCGGAGCCCCGTGAAAGTGGTGTTTCCATCTGGTCAGGTCTTGGAACGGAAGCCCGGTCCCGGGAAGCAGCCTCGGAAGGTGGCGGCAGAGGCCAGTCCCCGCGAGCAGCGACTGAGGCAGTCGCTTCAGGTGTCCCCGTCTCAGACGCCCAGCACCTGGGAAGAGTCGGGGATGCGCTATGATAAGGCTTTCCCTGGAGACAAAAGGCTGAG CAGTGTGATGACAATAGTTAAGTCCAGGCCATTTCGGGAAAAGCAAGGGAAGATCCTGCTGGAAGGTCGTAGGCTGATTGCCGACGCTCTCAAGGCTGGTGCTGTACCGAAAGTTTTCTTCTTCAGCCGTCTGGAATACATAAAGGAGCTGCCCATTGAGAAGCTGAAAGGTGTTAGCCTCATTAAGGTGAAATTTGAGGATATCAAGGATTGGTCCGACCTAGTAACACCACAAGGAATAATGG ggATTTTTGCCAAACCTGACCACGTTAAGATGACGTACCCAGAGACTCAGCTTCGCCACACACTGCCCATATTGTTGATTTGTGACAATCTCCGTGACCCTGGGAACCTGGGGACAATTCTGCGATCTGCTGCTGGAGCAGGCTGCAGCAAAGTGTTACTCACCAAAG GCTGTGTGGATGCCTGGGAACCCAAAGTGCTGCGGGCAGGTATGGGCGCACATTTCCAGGTCCCTGTCATCAACAACCTGGACTGGGAGGCAGTGCCCAACTACCTGCCCACCGACACCCGCGTCTATGTGGCTGACAACTGTGGCCTTTATGCTCAGGCCCAGGCGTCTAACAAGGCCAGTGACTACGGCTGGGTATGTGACCGACGACCCCTGAAGTTTCACAAGTATGAGGTGGAGGAAGAGAATCTAGAAAGTGGAGCCAGTAAAGGCTGGCTCCCTGAACTTGAGGTCCAGAGTTATGACTCGGACTGGACAGAGGCACCCGCGGCTGTGGTGATAGGTGGTGAGACCCACGGCGTGAGCCTGGAGTCCCTGCAGTTGGCCGAGAGCACAGGGGGTGGGAGGCTGCTGATCCCCATTGTGCCCGGCGTGGACAGCCTGAACTCGGCCATGGCTGCCAGCATCCTCCTCTTTGAAGGGAAAAGGCAGCTGCGGATGAGGGTGGAACAGTTGAGCAGGGACAGGAGTTAG
- the MRM3 gene encoding rRNA methyltransferase 3, mitochondrial isoform X2: MTYPETQLRHTLPILLICDNLRDPGNLGTILRSAAGAGCSKVLLTKGCVDAWEPKVLRAGMGAHFQVPVINNLDWEAVPNYLPTDTRVYVADNCGLYAQAQASNKASDYGWVCDRRPLKFHKYEVEEENLESGASKGWLPELEVQSYDSDWTEAPAAVVIGGETHGVSLESLQLAESTGGGRLLIPIVPGVDSLNSAMAASILLFEGKRQLRMRVEQLSRDRS; encoded by the exons ATGACGTACCCAGAGACTCAGCTTCGCCACACACTGCCCATATTGTTGATTTGTGACAATCTCCGTGACCCTGGGAACCTGGGGACAATTCTGCGATCTGCTGCTGGAGCAGGCTGCAGCAAAGTGTTACTCACCAAAG GCTGTGTGGATGCCTGGGAACCCAAAGTGCTGCGGGCAGGTATGGGCGCACATTTCCAGGTCCCTGTCATCAACAACCTGGACTGGGAGGCAGTGCCCAACTACCTGCCCACCGACACCCGCGTCTATGTGGCTGACAACTGTGGCCTTTATGCTCAGGCCCAGGCGTCTAACAAGGCCAGTGACTACGGCTGGGTATGTGACCGACGACCCCTGAAGTTTCACAAGTATGAGGTGGAGGAAGAGAATCTAGAAAGTGGAGCCAGTAAAGGCTGGCTCCCTGAACTTGAGGTCCAGAGTTATGACTCGGACTGGACAGAGGCACCCGCGGCTGTGGTGATAGGTGGTGAGACCCACGGCGTGAGCCTGGAGTCCCTGCAGTTGGCCGAGAGCACAGGGGGTGGGAGGCTGCTGATCCCCATTGTGCCCGGCGTGGACAGCCTGAACTCGGCCATGGCTGCCAGCATCCTCCTCTTTGAAGGGAAAAGGCAGCTGCGGATGAGGGTGGAACAGTTGAGCAGGGACAGGAGTTAG